The Cycloclasticus sp. genomic sequence CTTCTCGGGGTCAGCAATAAATTGCCCAAAGATGTTACTAACGCCATCAGCGGTAGCTCCTTCAAAAACACCCGATGCTAAGCGCACAACGTACGCCATCGCCCAACCGGCAATCACGCTGTAATAAGATAGAATTAAAAAACCTGCGATCACACCAAGCCAACCCAACCAAGACCAAAACCGGCTAGCGCCCGCTTCTGCTGCCAAGTCTTTCATGGTATTAATGGGGCTTTGCCGTCCCCGGCGGCCCAACATAATTTCAGCCATCATGATGGGTATACCAATCGCCAAAATACACAACAAGTAAATTAAGACAAAGGCACCACCACCATTTTCACCCGCAATATAAGGGAACTTCCAGATATTACCCAAACCTACGGCCGAGCCTGTTGCGGCCAAGATAAAGGCTAAACGGGATGACCATTGACCATGTTGCGATGCATTTCTCATAAAACAATAAATCTAATTTTTATCGTTCATAAACTAACCCAACTTCAACATTTAACCAAGTTATTAACTGACTTTTATAGCGCTATTTTGCCTGCTCGCTTAGAATACCGTTATGGCAGGTAAAAAGAAAAAAGCACACCCAAATTCCATCGCATCCAACAAAAAAGCAACGCACGATTATTTTATCGAGCAACGTTTTGAAGCGGGTATGGTATTAGAAGGCTGGGAAGTAAAAAGCATCCGCGATGGACGAGTACAATTAAAAGAAAGCTACGTGGTAATAAAAAATGGCGAGGCGTGGCTTGCTGGTGCGCACATCTCTCCTCTGTTATCAGCCTCAACACATATTGACCCAATCCAAACACGCTTGAGGAAGCTGTTACTCAACCGTAGAGAACTTATTAACCTTGTCGCCCTTGTTGAGCGCAAAGGTTATACCATCGTTCCCTTATCCATGTATTGGGTAAAAAGCCGTGTGAAGCTTGAAATAGGCTCAGCTAAAGGTAAACAATTACACGATAAGCGAGCCTCATCAAAGAATAAGGACTGGCAGCGTGAAAAACAACGCATTATGAAGCACGCAGGCTAATACCAAATAGTAAAAAGCACTTCATCCGTCAACTGGCCTTATATCCCTAGTGTCTCACTATATATCACCCTAAGGCTCGATCACCCCTTTGAGAATTTCTTGCACTGACTTAAGAATTAAAAACCCAACACCCCAAATAATCCAGCTTATGCTTAATATCCAATAAGCGGCTAAATAAACCAACTCCATAGCATCCACTCCACCAGCCATCATATTTGAGTCGTAATAAGGTAAAAAGGCCAGCGGCGCAAACGTCAGAACCATAAAGGATGTTTCTTTGTTTTTTACAAAATGAGGTAAACGCGTCTTCGCATAAAGAAACGCACTCCCCCCCCAAAACAAATACATGGGATAACAAATCAATAAAATAATTGCCTGAGCAGGCATCACCTCATTACTATTATGCAACACTTCATACCAAGAAGCGTCTTGGTGCACCAAAAATCCGCCGGCTAAAGAGCCAACGAAAACTTGTCCAAGATAAAACATCACTAATATCAAATGCCGCCTGACATAAGTATCTCCATCAATTCTTTCCGTCTTCTTTGAATAACTGATCAACACCAGCCAAACAACGATAATGACTACCAACTCAGCCTTAAAAAAACTCAGCATAGAAATATTATGATATTTCGCCTTTTCAGCATACAAGAACAGATCACCTAAGCTTAAAAAACTAGGAACCCAAATCACGCCTAACATTAAAAACAAAATAATGAACACCACAGGAAGCATTTTGTTTGATAACACCATTAACCTCTATTTAATGAACTAATCATCCGGTATAGTATCAAAATCTTACCAAAGGGGACGACCTGGCTTCGACGTGGGTAGCAAAACCTAAGGTGCATGTCGAGCTTTCAGGAACCTCGTAAAACATCTGAAAAATTATAGTTGCAAACGACGACAACTACGCAATCGCTGCTTAAGAACCAGTAGATTGCTGTCTGACTGGAGCCGTGCTTATGCGTCCAGAGACTTTCGAGTCATTCAGGCATCATAGCTCATAAGATCGCAGTGAAGCTTGTTCGGGGCGGATCTACTAAAACTTTACCGGAA encodes the following:
- the smpB gene encoding SsrA-binding protein SmpB — its product is MAGKKKKAHPNSIASNKKATHDYFIEQRFEAGMVLEGWEVKSIRDGRVQLKESYVVIKNGEAWLAGAHISPLLSASTHIDPIQTRLRKLLLNRRELINLVALVERKGYTIVPLSMYWVKSRVKLEIGSAKGKQLHDKRASSKNKDWQREKQRIMKHAG
- a CDS encoding methane monooxygenase/ammonia monooxygenase subunit C, which translates into the protein MLSNKMLPVVFIILFLMLGVIWVPSFLSLGDLFLYAEKAKYHNISMLSFFKAELVVIIVVWLVLISYSKKTERIDGDTYVRRHLILVMFYLGQVFVGSLAGGFLVHQDASWYEVLHNSNEVMPAQAIILLICYPMYLFWGGSAFLYAKTRLPHFVKNKETSFMVLTFAPLAFLPYYDSNMMAGGVDAMELVYLAAYWILSISWIIWGVGFLILKSVQEILKGVIEP